The following are encoded together in the Carettochelys insculpta isolate YL-2023 chromosome 24, ASM3395843v1, whole genome shotgun sequence genome:
- the ADPRS gene encoding ADP-ribosylhydrolase ARH3 isoform X2 — translation MWPDILCYTDDTAMARCVVRSLLAKGEFDEVDMAKRFAEEHKKDPDRGYGMAVVKVFKKLLSSKCSDVFEPARAQFNGKGSYGNGGAMRVAGISLFYPDIQDVKKFAKLSAELTHANSLGYNGAILQALAVHLALQGELSWETFLEQLIGHMENVEADDKSLADARAMGFEELPFSRRLRKIKEFLELSTVSQSDVLLELGNGIAALQSVPTAIYSFLRSMKPDPDIPDHYNNIQRVIIYCISLGGDTDTIATMAGAIAGAYYGQEQVPPCWEQSCEAFQETEMLADSLHELYCQQL, via the exons ATGTGGCCTG ATATTCTCTGCTACACAGATGACACAGCCATGGCAAGGTGTGTGGTGCGGTCCCTGTTAGCCAAGGGAGAGTTTGATGAGGTTGATATGGCCAAGAG ATTTGCTGAGGAGCATAAGAAGGACCCAGATCGGGGCTATGGGATGGCAGTTGTTAAAGTGTTCAAGAAACTTTTGAGCTCTAAATGCAGTGATGTGTTTGAGCCAGCCCGAGCGCAGTTTAATGGAAAAGGCTCCTACGGGAACGGCGGCGCCATGAGGGTTGCAGGGATTTCACTGTTCTACCCtgacattcaagatgttaagaaG tTTGCGAAGCTCAGTGCTGAGTTGACCCATGCCAACTCGCTGGGCTATAATGGAGCCATCCTGCAGGCTCTGGCAGTGCACCTTGCCCTACAGGGAGAGCTCAGCtgggagaccttcctggagcagcTGATTGGCCACATGGAGAATGTGGAAGCAGATGATAAATCTTTGGCTGATGCACGAGC GATGGGTTTTGAGGAATTACCATTTTCAAGGCGTCTTAGGAAGATAAAGGAGTTTTTGGAGCTTAGCACTGTTTCACAGTCAGATGTATTGCTTGAGTTAG GCAATGGCATTGCGGCGTTGCAGTCTGTCCCCACAGCAATTTACTCCTTCTTGCGCTCCATGAAACCTGACCCAGATATTCCTGATCACTACAACAACATACAGAGGGTCATCATCTACTGTATCTCGCTGGGTGGAGATACAGATACCATAGCTACCATGGCTGGAGCCATTGCAGGAGCTTATTATGGGCAGGAGCAGGTGCCCCCATGCTGGGAGCAAAGCTGCGAAGCTTTCCAAGAGACAGAGATGCTGGCTGATAGCTTGCATGAACTCTACTGCCAACAACTCTGA
- the ADPRS gene encoding ADP-ribosylhydrolase ARH3 isoform X1 gives MAAALAGGSVGRVFARLPPGRGRFRGCLAGALLGDCLGATFEGRDVVRLPELLRFLRGLEPPGRAGEAEGGDILCYTDDTAMARCVVRSLLAKGEFDEVDMAKRFAEEHKKDPDRGYGMAVVKVFKKLLSSKCSDVFEPARAQFNGKGSYGNGGAMRVAGISLFYPDIQDVKKFAKLSAELTHANSLGYNGAILQALAVHLALQGELSWETFLEQLIGHMENVEADDKSLADARAMGFEELPFSRRLRKIKEFLELSTVSQSDVLLELGNGIAALQSVPTAIYSFLRSMKPDPDIPDHYNNIQRVIIYCISLGGDTDTIATMAGAIAGAYYGQEQVPPCWEQSCEAFQETEMLADSLHELYCQQL, from the exons ATGGCGGCGGCGCTGGCGGGCGGCTCCGTGGGCCGGGTCTTCGCTCGGCTCCCGCCGGGCCGCGGCCGGTTCCGGGGCTGCCTGGCCGGGGCGCTGCTCGGGGACTGCCTGGGCGCCACCTTCGAGGGCCGGGACGTGGTGCGGCTGCCCGAGCTGCTGCGCTTCCTGCGCGGGCTGgagccgccgggccgggccggggaggcGGAGGGCGGAG ATATTCTCTGCTACACAGATGACACAGCCATGGCAAGGTGTGTGGTGCGGTCCCTGTTAGCCAAGGGAGAGTTTGATGAGGTTGATATGGCCAAGAG ATTTGCTGAGGAGCATAAGAAGGACCCAGATCGGGGCTATGGGATGGCAGTTGTTAAAGTGTTCAAGAAACTTTTGAGCTCTAAATGCAGTGATGTGTTTGAGCCAGCCCGAGCGCAGTTTAATGGAAAAGGCTCCTACGGGAACGGCGGCGCCATGAGGGTTGCAGGGATTTCACTGTTCTACCCtgacattcaagatgttaagaaG tTTGCGAAGCTCAGTGCTGAGTTGACCCATGCCAACTCGCTGGGCTATAATGGAGCCATCCTGCAGGCTCTGGCAGTGCACCTTGCCCTACAGGGAGAGCTCAGCtgggagaccttcctggagcagcTGATTGGCCACATGGAGAATGTGGAAGCAGATGATAAATCTTTGGCTGATGCACGAGC GATGGGTTTTGAGGAATTACCATTTTCAAGGCGTCTTAGGAAGATAAAGGAGTTTTTGGAGCTTAGCACTGTTTCACAGTCAGATGTATTGCTTGAGTTAG GCAATGGCATTGCGGCGTTGCAGTCTGTCCCCACAGCAATTTACTCCTTCTTGCGCTCCATGAAACCTGACCCAGATATTCCTGATCACTACAACAACATACAGAGGGTCATCATCTACTGTATCTCGCTGGGTGGAGATACAGATACCATAGCTACCATGGCTGGAGCCATTGCAGGAGCTTATTATGGGCAGGAGCAGGTGCCCCCATGCTGGGAGCAAAGCTGCGAAGCTTTCCAAGAGACAGAGATGCTGGCTGATAGCTTGCATGAACTCTACTGCCAACAACTCTGA